Proteins co-encoded in one Quercus robur chromosome 8, dhQueRobu3.1, whole genome shotgun sequence genomic window:
- the LOC126695287 gene encoding protein NRT1/ PTR FAMILY 6.4, whose translation MVLVVTHGDKDGANDGTVVDFRGNPVDKSKTGGWLAAGLILATELSERICVMGISMNLVTYLVEILHIPSAKSATIVTNFMGTLNLLGLLGGFLADAKLGRYLAVATFGAITALGVTLLTLATTIPSMRPPLCDSYRNQQHLCIEANGQQLAMLYAALYIIALGGGGIKSNVSGFGSDQFDQNDPKEEKDMIFFFNRFYFGISIGSLFSVIVLVYIQDNVGRGWGYGISAGTMVIAVAVLLCGTPWYRFKRPQGSPLTVIWRVLILAWKKRGHPYPSHHSLLNEYQSSRVPHTEKFKCLDKAAILDGFAGASENKNNPWIVSTVTQVEEVKMVLKLMPIWSTCILFWTVYSQMTTFTIEQATFMNRKIGSFDIPSGSFSTFLFITILLFTSLNEKLFVPLARKITHNVQGITSLQRIGIGLIFSIAAMVAAAVIEKQRREIAVQQNHKIRAFWLVPQYFLVGAGEAFVYVGQLEFFIREAPERMKSMSTGLFLSTISMGFFVSSLLVSIVEKVTNKSWLKSDLNMGKVDNFYWLLAVLGLLNFFIFLTFAMRHQYKEKQHISTYDNGEKELKTLNGLTVDKTEEKVSI comes from the exons atg GTTTTGGTTGTTACACATGGTGACAAAGATGGTGCAAATGATGGAACTGTGGTAGATTTCCGAGGAAACCCTGTGGACAAGTCCAAGACAGGAGGATGGTTGGCTGCAGGGCTCATCCTAG CAACTGAACTGTCTGAAAGGATATGTGTGATGGGCATATCCATGAATTTAGTGACatatttggttgaaattttgcATATTCCATCAGCAAAATCTGCAACCATTGTGACTAACTTCATGGGCACTCTCAATCTTCTTGGTCTCCTAGGAGGTTTCTTGGCTGATGCTAAACTTGGCCGGTACTTGGCAGTTGCAACCTTTGGAGCCATAACTGCTTTG GGGGTGACCTTGTTAACATTGGCTACAACAATTCCTAGCATGAGGCCCCCTTTATGCGATAGCTACAGAAATCAACAACATCTGTGTATTGAGGCCAATGGCCAGCAACTGGCTATGCTCTATGCTGCACTCTATATCATAGCACTGGGTGGTGGAGGAATAAAATCCAATGTCTCCGGCTTCGGATCTGATCAATTTGATCAGAACGACCCCAAGGAAGAAAAGGACatgatcttcttcttcaataGGTTCTATTTTGGCATTAGCATCGGGTCCTTATTCTCTGTAATAGTGCTTGTGTACATACAGGATAACGTGGGAAGAGGGTGGGGGTATGGAATTTCAGCAGGGACAATGGTCATAGCTGTTGCTGTATTACTCTGTGGGACACCATGGTATCGATTTAAGAGGCCTCAGGGGAGCCCTTTGACTGTAATATGGAGGGTACTAATCTTGGCATGGAAGAAGAGGGGTCATCCATATCCTTCTCACCACAGCCTTCTGAATGAGTACCAAAGCTCCAGGGTTCCACACACTGAGAAGTTCAA ATGTCTTGACAAGGCTGCAATCCTGGATGGTTTTGCCGGTGCcagtgaaaacaaaaacaaccctTGGATAGTGTCAACTGTGACCCAAGTTGAAGAGGTGAAAATGGTACTAAAGCTGATGCCCATCTGGTCAACATGCATCCTCTTCTGGACAGTCTACTCTCAAATGACTACCTTTACCATAGAGCAAGCCACCTTCATGAACCGTAAAATAGGCTCCTTTGATATTCCTTCGGGTTCtttctctacttttcttttcatcaccATTCTCCTTTTTACTTCCCTAAATGAGAAACTCTTTGTCCCTCTTGCTCGAAAAATCACCCACAATGTCCAAGGAATAACAAGCCTTCAAAGGATTGGGATTGGGCTCATTTTCTCAATAGCAGCTATGGTTGCTGCTGCAGTTATTGAGAAACAGAGGAGGGAAATTGCAGTTCAACAGAATCACAAAATACGTGCTTTCTGGCTAGTACCTCAGTACTTTCTAGTGGGTGCTGGAGAAGCTTTTGTCTATGTTGGACAGCTTGAATTTTTCATCAGAGAGGCACCAGAGAGGATGAAATCCATGAGCACAGGGCTTTTCCTAAGCACCATCTCCATGGGTTTCTTTGTTAGCAGTTTGTTGGTGTCTATTGTGGAAAAAGTGACCAACAAGAGCTGGCTCAAGAGCGATTTAAATATGGGAAAGGTAGACAACTTTTACTGGCTGCTTGCAGTGCTCGGATTActgaatttcttcatttttcttacgTTTGCAATGAGACACCAATACAAAGAGAAGCAGCATATCAGTACTTATGACAATGGGGAAAAGGAGCTTAAGACTTTAAATGGTCTTACAGTTGATAAAACAGAAGAGAAGGTGAGTATTTAG
- the LOC126695288 gene encoding uncharacterized protein LOC126695288, whose translation MNAFKAYKACAPIAWSPNLYITLVRGIPGTRRLHRRTLEALRLRKCNRTVMRWNTPTVRGMLQQVKRLIVIETEEMYKARKQKEANHQALRPPLVINHLPASASDSS comes from the exons ATGAATGCATTCAAGGCTTACAAAGCCTGTGCCCCAATCGCATGGAGCCCTAACCTATATATAACTTTGGTGAGGGGAATTCCAGGGACAAGGAGACTTCACCGGCGCACTTTAGAGGCATTGCGTCTGCGCAAGTGCAACCGAACTGTCATGCGATGGAATACTCCTACTGTCAGGGGAATGCTCCAACAG GTCAAGAGATTGATAGTGATTGAGACGGAAGAGATGTACAAGGCTCGCAAACAAAAGGAGGCAAACCACCAGGCTTTACGTCCCCCATTGGTCATAAATCACCTACCTGCTTCAGCAAGTGATTCTTCGTAA
- the LOC126695290 gene encoding glycine-rich RNA-binding protein 4, mitochondrial-like isoform X1, giving the protein MKNAMGMVFLARRILTKANCPASKLRYYSSPPSSPPPNNKLFVGGLSWSVDEKSLTDAFSSFGEVTEVNILYDKDTGRSRGFGFVNFSKEDDARCAKDAMDGKALLGRPLRISFALEKVRGGPVVVPHLSKIGDIATRNT; this is encoded by the exons ATGAAGAACGCTATGGGTATGGTGTTCCTTGCCAGAAGAATACTAACAAAGGCCAACTGCCCAGCTTCAAAACTGCGATACTATTCTTCCCCACCCTCCTCTCCTCCCCCTAACAATAAGCTCTTTGTTggag GTTTATCATGGTCAGTGGACGAGAAGTCCCTGACTGACGCTTTTTCTTCCTTTGGAGAGGTCACTGAAG TGAATATACTTTATGATAAAGACACCGGAAGGTCTAGAGGCTttgggtttgttaatttttcaaaGGAAGATGATGCAAGAtgtgcaaaggatgctatggaTGGGAAG GCATTGTTAGGTCGACCACTGCGGATAAGCTTTGCTCTTGAGAAGGTTCGTGGTGGTCCTGTTGTAGTTCCTCATCTTTCAAAAATTGGAGATATTGCAACTCGCAATACTTAA
- the LOC126695290 gene encoding glycine-rich RNA-binding protein 4, mitochondrial-like isoform X2, translated as MKNAMGMVFLARRILTKANCPASKLRYYSSPPSSPPPNNKLFVGGLSWSVDEKSLTDAFSSFGEVTEVNILYDKDTGRSRGFGFVNFSKEDDARCAKDAMDGKALLGRPLRISFALEKVFTIFKSLHRFNLFPWPLP; from the exons ATGAAGAACGCTATGGGTATGGTGTTCCTTGCCAGAAGAATACTAACAAAGGCCAACTGCCCAGCTTCAAAACTGCGATACTATTCTTCCCCACCCTCCTCTCCTCCCCCTAACAATAAGCTCTTTGTTggag GTTTATCATGGTCAGTGGACGAGAAGTCCCTGACTGACGCTTTTTCTTCCTTTGGAGAGGTCACTGAAG TGAATATACTTTATGATAAAGACACCGGAAGGTCTAGAGGCTttgggtttgttaatttttcaaaGGAAGATGATGCAAGAtgtgcaaaggatgctatggaTGGGAAG GCATTGTTAGGTCGACCACTGCGGATAAGCTTTGCTCTTGAGAAG GTCTTTACAATCTTCAAATCACTTCATCGCTTTAACCTTTTTCCTTGGCCATTGCCATAA
- the LOC126696194 gene encoding uncharacterized protein LOC126696194 produces MEALTQNWSRLTLSDREGPGCNLTNEDCSLEFSIIAKFLTKRVLNIDAIAKTFNPLWRSCNGFKIQNYGDHIILFTFDNKRYDKEVPVGEINFDNASFWVQLHGIPPQYLTLEAALKISNMIGEVFQPKEFKEVDGGNFLWLKVKLDLSLPLCRGHLISLENGKQIWVSFKYQRLPNLCYWCGRLTHDDKDCEIWIDSKGTLKPEDRKFDSSLRLWPSS; encoded by the exons ATGGAAGCTCTAACTCAAAATTGGAGTCGTCTCACCTTGTCCGACAGGGAGGGTCCTGGATGCAATCTAACCAATGAAGATTGCTCCTTGGAGTTTTCCATCATCGCAAAGTTTCTTACAAAGAGAGTCCTAAATATTGATGCTATTGCAAAAACTTTCAATCCTTTATGGAGGTCATGTAATGGGTTCAAGATTCAAAATTATGGAGATCATATAATACTTTTCACTTTCGACAACAAG CGATACGACAAAGAAGTTCCAGTTGGTGAAATCAATTTCGACAATGCAAGTTTTTGGGTCCAACTCCATGGCATTCCCCCACAATACTTGACCTTGGAAGCGGctttaaaaataagtaatatgaTTGGAGAAGTGTTCCAACCTAAGGAATTCAAGGAAGTTGATGGTGGAAATTTCCTGTGGCTCAAGGTGAAGCTAGACTTATCCCTTCCTTTGTGTCGTGGGCACCTCATCTCATTAGAGAATGGCAAACAAATTTGGGTAAGTTTTAAGTACCAACGTTTACCAAACCTATGTTATTGGTGTGGTCGGTTAACTCATGATGACAAGGATTGCGAGATTTGGATTGATAGTAAGGGCACGCTAAAGCCAGAGGACAGAAAATTTGATTCAAGTTTAAGGCTCTGGCCTTCATCATGA